Proteins co-encoded in one Melanotaenia boesemani isolate fMelBoe1 chromosome 23, fMelBoe1.pri, whole genome shotgun sequence genomic window:
- the lrtm2a gene encoding leucine-rich repeat and transmembrane domain-containing protein 2 — MPPHTEPPGGTGLPSAKITINLVRPVFLCFFCLLAALLPPAYPCPPPCLCSSDNLVVDCGGRGLSSLPPMHLLPPGSRSLQLANNKLASLGATAFANLSSLEELDLSNNYLDNLPAGLFRDMSNLTRLTLHNNSLTVMDRDLFQGLGSLQSLDLSLNGLSVVPLGLMDELQRLRWLSLAGNRLHGLERAAFEPLANLQHLELGHNPWECDCNLRDFKHWMEWLLYRGGKVDAVECTLPKDLRGRDIRSVPVEMFNYCLQLEDENGGGGGGEGTRSGQGVGPPCSRSALNPSGVTPISDNVGNTADDSSSNTGGGGGGGGEAPPDCVRARYRPVSVRRAIGTVVIAGVVCGIVCIMMVAAAAYGCIYASLMAKYQRELKKRQPLMGDGDADGEDREEKQISSVA; from the exons ATGCCCCCTCACACCGAACCCCCAGGGGGCACCGGCCTGCCCTCAGCTAAAATTACCATCAATTTGGTCAGACCTG TCTTCCTCTGTTTCTTCTGCCTTCTGGCTGCACTGCTGCCGCCAGCCTACCCTTGCCCTCCTCCCTGTCTCTGCTCCTCAGACAACCTTGTGGTGGACTGTGGGGGCCGTGGTCTCTCCTCGCTGCCTCCCATGCACCTCCTGCCTCCAGGGAGTCGTTCCCTACAGCTAGCCAACAACAAGCTTGCCTCACTCGGAGCAACTGCCTTCGCTAACCTCTCATCTCTAGAG GAGCTGGACCTTTCTAATAACTACCTGGATAATTTACCAGCCGGATTATTCAGAGACATGTCCAACTTGACAAGACTGACTCTACACAACAACTCACTCACAGTAATGGACAGAGATCTCTTCCAG GGTTTGGGCAGTCTTCAGAGTCTGGATCTGTCACTGAATGGTCTGTCCGTAGTCCCTCTAGGCCTGATGGACGAGCTGCAGAGGCTCAG GTGGTTGTCACTAGCAGGTAACAGGCTTCATGGTTTGGAGAGGGCAGCATTTGAGCCGCTCGCCAACCTGCAACACCTGGAACTGGGACACAACCCCTGGGAATGCGACTGCAACCTCCGTGATTTCAAACACTGGATGGAGTGGCTGCTGTACCGAG GGGGGAAGGTGGATGCAGTGGAGTGCACGCTTCCCAAGGATCTGCGTGGGAGAGACATTCGTAGCGTTCCAGTGGAAATGTTCAACTACTGCCTCCAACTTGAAGATGAGaacggaggaggaggaggtggtgagGGTACTCGTTCTGGACAAGGAGTTGGCCCTCCATGCAGCAGGAGTGCTCTTAATCCAAGTGGGGTAACACCAATTTCTGACAACGTTGGCAACACTGCTGATGACTCCTCTTCAAACactggaggaggtggaggaggaggtggggagGCCCCACCAGATTGTGTCAGAGCCCGCTACCGGCCTGTGAGCGTGCGGCGCGCCATTGGCACAGTGGTGATCGCTGGCGTGGTGTGCGGCATCGTTTGCATCATGATGGTTGCTGCCGCTGCTTATGGCTGCATCTACGCCTCCCTAATGGCCAAATACCAGCGAGAGCTAAAGAAGAGGCAGCCATTAATGGGTGATGGAGATGCTGATGGGGAGGATAGGGAGGAGAAACAGATCTCCTCTGTGGCCTAA